The following coding sequences lie in one Cyanobacterium sp. Dongsha4 genomic window:
- a CDS encoding WD40 repeat domain-containing protein yields MDEDKLKKLEEQLYNDTPFFGDRIRQNAAKELIEEKTPQALELLIRAFIFSQDKTFRNLILSSLKSIKIQETALTDVICRIWAETRDEELSKLIKLKGWVTTSPPELRLLTALNLGWRGIIDEKGTGIIAPLIDLYLTENDAFIKKIAQMWLTTLSQPELQEEVCRLASEENNQEALTLATECGYTPSDPSQAALFCYFTQQWDKYREIDPDYQLLENFYYHTASELQERIEKHGIAFKRLEWIWIVLGGKKGRRLREINKSQWENIIQTMVMGQHWNLLMSFVPIVPAVFSQKIVKKLETKRLAIKEPELKQKLTQLSQLFQNIKSNIPPQGNLVRCYHTLEGHSKAIEAIAISPDCKTLVSAGDELIRVWDINTGQLLNTLNGHLKPITSLCLSGDGTILASGSRDKTVSLWRLPEGNLIGNLSANTASVWSLAMTKSAKLIASASYQEIRLWQYPQSRLFKNLRGHQREVEKVILSQDDSLLIAGGGTKDNSIRVWRLPEGDHLYNLFGHQDAICDLAVTSDNKILASASKDHTIKLWSLEEGKEIATLEGHLGRVWCLAITSDNENLVTGGDDGTVKIWSLTTHNLLDTFTGHEDGIFCLDISPDGRLLATGGRDKTVRMWDLTTGENVNTLNVHQGIITRIKFTDDGTNLITGSGDRTLKIWRWDLSRLCNMSPRLMTKEDKQWLKSALESGHLTPQEQEWITLLAKLQKNE; encoded by the coding sequence ATGGATGAGGATAAATTAAAGAAACTAGAAGAACAACTATACAATGATACTCCCTTCTTCGGCGATCGCATCCGACAAAATGCCGCTAAAGAGTTAATTGAAGAAAAAACTCCTCAAGCCTTGGAATTATTAATCAGAGCTTTTATTTTCAGTCAAGACAAAACTTTTCGTAATCTGATTTTAAGCAGTTTAAAAAGCATCAAAATTCAAGAAACTGCCTTAACAGATGTAATATGTCGAATATGGGCAGAAACCAGAGATGAAGAATTAAGTAAACTTATTAAGTTAAAAGGATGGGTAACAACAAGCCCCCCTGAATTGAGATTGTTAACAGCTTTAAATTTAGGATGGCGGGGCATTATCGACGAAAAAGGAACAGGAATTATTGCACCTTTAATTGATTTATATCTAACAGAAAATGATGCTTTTATCAAAAAAATAGCTCAAATGTGGCTCACTACCCTCTCTCAACCCGAACTACAAGAGGAAGTTTGTCGTCTTGCCAGTGAAGAAAATAATCAAGAAGCATTAACCTTAGCTACCGAATGCGGTTACACTCCCTCAGATCCATCTCAAGCCGCTTTATTCTGTTATTTTACACAGCAATGGGATAAATATCGAGAAATTGACCCCGATTATCAACTTTTAGAGAATTTTTACTATCATACTGCTTCAGAATTACAAGAAAGAATAGAAAAACATGGTATCGCCTTTAAAAGATTAGAGTGGATTTGGATTGTATTGGGGGGCAAAAAAGGCAGACGACTAAGAGAAATTAATAAAAGTCAATGGGAAAATATTATTCAAACAATGGTGATGGGGCAACACTGGAATTTATTAATGTCATTTGTGCCCATAGTTCCCGCAGTTTTTAGCCAGAAAATAGTTAAAAAGCTCGAAACTAAACGTTTAGCCATTAAAGAACCCGAATTAAAGCAAAAATTAACTCAATTAAGTCAATTATTTCAAAATATTAAAAGCAATATTCCTCCTCAAGGAAATTTAGTTCGTTGTTACCACACCTTAGAAGGACATTCCAAAGCTATAGAAGCGATCGCAATTTCTCCTGATTGTAAAACATTAGTTAGTGCAGGAGATGAATTAATTAGAGTCTGGGATATAAATACAGGACAACTGTTGAATACTCTTAACGGACATTTAAAACCCATTACTAGCCTCTGTTTAAGCGGTGATGGCACGATTTTAGCTAGTGGCAGTCGAGATAAAACAGTTTCTTTATGGCGTTTACCTGAAGGTAATTTAATTGGTAATTTATCGGCAAATACTGCTTCTGTATGGTCTTTAGCTATGACGAAGTCCGCTAAACTGATAGCTAGTGCTAGTTACCAAGAAATAAGGTTATGGCAATATCCCCAGAGTAGATTATTTAAAAATTTACGGGGACATCAAAGGGAAGTAGAAAAAGTGATTCTATCCCAAGATGACAGTTTGTTAATTGCTGGAGGGGGAACAAAAGATAATAGTATCAGAGTATGGCGTTTACCAGAAGGAGATCATCTTTATAATTTATTTGGTCATCAGGATGCCATTTGTGATTTAGCTGTTACCTCGGATAACAAAATTTTAGCTTCTGCCAGTAAAGATCACACAATTAAATTATGGTCTTTAGAAGAAGGAAAAGAAATTGCTACTTTAGAAGGACATTTAGGGAGAGTTTGGTGTTTAGCAATTACCTCTGATAATGAAAACCTTGTGACTGGTGGTGATGATGGTACAGTGAAAATATGGTCATTAACCACCCATAATCTATTAGATACTTTTACTGGTCACGAAGATGGTATTTTTTGTTTAGATATTAGCCCTGATGGACGCTTATTAGCTACGGGAGGAAGAGATAAAACCGTGAGAATGTGGGATTTAACCACAGGAGAAAATGTTAATACTTTAAATGTACATCAAGGAATTATCACTCGAATAAAATTTACTGATGATGGTACAAACTTAATAACAGGAAGTGGCGATCGCACCTTAAAAATATGGCGTTGGGATTTATCCCGACTATGTAATATGTCACCCCGCTTAATGACCAAAGAAGATAAACAATGGCTTAAATCAGCCCTAGAAAGCGGACATCTCACCCCCCAAGAACAAGAATGGATTACCTTATTAGCTAAGTTGCAAAAGAATGAGTAG
- a CDS encoding FHA domain-containing protein: MTKHPAQPHKAHILIVEDDKGRRELLLRKSKYTIGRAQQCDIRIHSPFVSRYHATLIRQFDNQGYIYYQICDGDGKSSFSANGILVNGKKVANQELKHGDKVIFGPQVSITYQHCQRDIFPSLPPDDPFDITLIDPAMMVSEWEEV; this comes from the coding sequence ATGACAAAACATCCTGCACAACCCCACAAAGCCCATATCTTAATCGTAGAAGACGATAAAGGCAGAAGGGAACTTTTACTCAGGAAAAGTAAATATACTATTGGTAGAGCGCAACAATGTGATATTAGGATTCACTCTCCTTTCGTGTCACGTTATCACGCCACTTTAATTAGACAGTTTGATAATCAGGGATATATTTACTATCAAATTTGCGATGGAGACGGCAAATCTAGTTTTAGTGCAAATGGTATATTAGTCAACGGAAAAAAGGTTGCCAATCAAGAGTTAAAACACGGTGACAAAGTAATTTTTGGACCACAAGTATCAATTACTTATCAACATTGTCAGAGAGACATATTCCCTTCTTTACCTCCTGATGATCCTTTTGATATAACTTTAATTGATCCTGCGATGATGGTGAGTGAATGGGAGGAGGTTTGA
- the bioF gene encoding 8-amino-7-oxononanoate synthase: MSSLNNYLSQSLNTIKKAHWYRQEKLITGLPSAVVEMEGQKLVNFASNDYLGLAGDSRLIQAGIEALKQYGTGSTGSRLLSGHRKLHQELEDAIASWKQVEKALVFSSGYSANIGTITALVKQKDLILEDEYNHSSLKNGAKLSQAKTIEYKHGNIQDLTEKIAQNRHQYRHCLIVTDSVFSMDGDLCPLPELVAITEKFDCWLLIDEAHATGVIGKTGAGCLEHFGVKGDNIIQIGTLSKAIASLGGYVAGSQLLIDFLRNRCPTWIYTTALSPADTASALAAINLIQKYPEIRTRLWQNINLFKEILTTLKIDFFPTESAIICVKNKTAKQALQWSLKLQEKGFFVPAIRPPTVPTSRLRFSVMATHEKRHFDDLQSYLGS; this comes from the coding sequence ATGTCTTCTTTAAACAATTATCTTTCTCAATCTTTAAATACCATCAAAAAAGCCCATTGGTATCGTCAAGAAAAACTGATAACGGGTTTGCCTTCTGCTGTGGTAGAAATGGAAGGACAAAAATTAGTTAATTTTGCTAGTAACGATTATCTCGGATTAGCAGGAGACTCCCGACTTATTCAGGCAGGAATTGAAGCCTTAAAACAATATGGTACAGGTAGTACAGGATCGCGCCTTTTAAGTGGACATAGGAAATTACATCAAGAATTGGAAGATGCGATCGCATCATGGAAACAAGTCGAAAAAGCCCTTGTTTTTAGTTCGGGATATAGTGCGAATATCGGCACAATCACCGCTTTAGTTAAACAAAAAGATCTAATTTTAGAAGATGAATATAATCACTCTAGTTTAAAAAATGGAGCAAAACTAAGCCAAGCAAAAACAATTGAGTATAAACACGGAAATATTCAAGATTTAACCGAAAAAATAGCTCAAAACCGTCACCAATATCGCCATTGTTTAATTGTTACCGACAGCGTTTTTAGTATGGATGGAGATTTGTGTCCATTACCCGAATTAGTTGCCATTACCGAAAAATTCGATTGTTGGTTACTGATAGATGAAGCCCATGCCACGGGAGTTATAGGTAAAACAGGAGCAGGTTGCTTGGAACATTTTGGGGTAAAAGGAGATAATATTATTCAAATTGGGACTTTAAGTAAAGCAATTGCTAGTCTGGGAGGTTATGTTGCAGGGAGTCAATTACTAATTGATTTTTTACGTAACCGTTGCCCCACATGGATTTATACCACTGCCCTTTCTCCTGCGGATACCGCTTCAGCATTAGCCGCTATTAACCTGATTCAAAAATACCCTGAAATAAGAACCCGATTATGGCAAAATATCAACTTATTTAAAGAAATATTAACTACACTCAAAATCGACTTTTTTCCAACAGAATCAGCCATTATCTGCGTAAAAAACAAAACTGCGAAACAAGCACTACAATGGAGCTTAAAACTGCAAGAGAAAGGGTTTTTCGTTCCTGCTATACGTCCGCCTACAGTCCCCACCAGTCGCCTTCGTTTTTCCGTTATGGCTACCCATGAAAAACGTCATTTCGATGATTTACAATCTTATTTGGGGAGTTAA